The following proteins are co-located in the Syngnathus scovelli strain Florida chromosome 21, RoL_Ssco_1.2, whole genome shotgun sequence genome:
- the psme3 gene encoding proteasome activator complex subunit 3 — protein MSSLLKVDNEIKTKVDAFRERITAEAENLVASFFPKKLLELDQFLKEPIINIVELKEIHSDINLTVPDPILLSNLHDGLDSQNAKKRKLDDGDVEDKVTGTKVFVMPGGMMKSNGNLVDLIEKVKPEIRTLIEKCNTVKMWVQLLIPRIEDGNNFGVSIQEETVAELRTVEGEAASYLDQISRYYITRAKLVSKIAKYPHVEDYRRTVTEIDEKEYISLKIIVSELRNQYVALHDMILKNIEKIKRPRSSNAEALY, from the exons ATGTCTTCACTGCTCAAAGTGGATAATGAAATCAAAACTAAG GTTGATGCATTCAGAGAACGTATCACTGCAGAG GCAGAAAACCTAGTTGCAAGTTTTTTCCCCAAGAAGTTACTGGAGCTCGATCAATTCCTCAAG GAGCCAATCATAAACATTGTCGAGCTGAAGGAGATCCACTCAGACATCAACCTGACAGTGCCCGACCCCATCCTGCTCTCCAACCTCCACGATGGACTTGATTCG CAAAATGCCAAAAAGAGAAAGCTGGATGACGGAGATGTCGAGGACAAGG TGACCGGCACCAAGGTCTTCGTCATGCCAGGCGGAATGATGAAGAGCAACGGCAACCTGGTGGATCTCATTGAAAAAGTCAAACCGGAGATCCGAACGCTCATCGAAAAATGCAACACG GTCAAAATGTGGGTGCAGCTGCTCATTCCAAGGATAGAAGACGGCAACAACTTTGGGGTGTCGATCCAGGAGGAGACTGTGGCCGAGCTGAGGACGGTGGAAGGCGAGGCGGCCTCTTACCTCGACCAGATATCCAG ATACTACATCACTCGAGCGAAGCTGGTTTCCAAAATAGCAAAATATCCTCACGTG GAGGACTATCGGCGCACGGTAACCGAGATCGACGAAAAGGAATACATCAGTCTGAAGATCATCGTATCGGAGCTTCGAAATCAATAC GTGGCGTTACACGACATGATTCTGAAGAACATCGAGAAGATCAAAAGGCCTCGGAGCAGTAACGCCGAAGCTTTGTACTGA